The Pseudodesulfovibrio sp. zrk46 genome contains a region encoding:
- a CDS encoding NADH-quinone oxidoreductase subunit B family protein — translation MFGSFIKKSRAKSPWIMHFDCGSCNGCDIEVLACLTPLYDVERFGIINVGNPKHADVLLVTGTVNYRNAKVLKNIYDQMPEPKAVIAIGACGNTGGVFREAYNVIGGIDKVIPVDVYVPGCPAKPEAIIDGVVTGLAKFAEKVEAE, via the coding sequence ATGTTCGGTTCATTCATTAAGAAATCTCGCGCCAAGTCCCCGTGGATCATGCACTTTGACTGCGGTAGCTGTAACGGCTGCGATATCGAGGTCCTGGCATGCCTGACCCCTCTCTACGACGTAGAACGGTTCGGCATCATCAACGTCGGTAACCCCAAGCACGCTGACGTGCTGCTGGTCACCGGTACTGTCAACTACCGAAACGCCAAGGTGCTCAAGAACATCTACGATCAGATGCCCGAGCCCAAGGCCGTTATCGCCATCGGCGCCTGCGGTAACACCGGCGGTGTCTTCCGCGAAGCCTACAACGTGATCGGCGGCATCGATAAGGTTATCCCTGTTGATGTCTACGTTCCCGGTTGTCCGGCCAAGCCCGAAGCCATCATCGACGGTGTTGTCACCGGTCTGGCCAAGTTCGCAGAAAAAGTGGAAGCCGAATAG
- a CDS encoding complex I subunit 1 family protein: MDTLILVIIGLVAGPVIGGLVAGLDRRVTAWFQSRQGPPIMQAFYDVAKLLGKEKMVVNQWQVLCAWVYLIAAAVSVALFFAQGDLLLIFFVQAIGAVFLVMGAMAAKSPYSQVGAQRELMQILAYEPVLILVFVGFYLTTGSFSIEAVWQLDQPLLAKMPLLYLALGYALTIKLRKSPFDFSTSHHGHQELVKGVLTEYSGPYLALVEIAHWYETVLVLGLCALFWTTNVAWMAVLLIGTYMLEILVDNTMARMTWRWMLKRVWLLGMGMSVVNLIWLYAG; encoded by the coding sequence ATGGATACGCTTATTCTCGTCATCATCGGCCTTGTGGCCGGTCCGGTCATCGGTGGCCTTGTCGCCGGTCTCGACCGCCGCGTCACCGCATGGTTCCAGTCCCGTCAGGGTCCGCCGATCATGCAGGCCTTCTACGACGTCGCCAAACTTCTCGGTAAAGAGAAAATGGTCGTCAACCAGTGGCAGGTGCTTTGTGCATGGGTTTACCTGATCGCAGCAGCCGTCTCCGTGGCGCTGTTCTTCGCTCAGGGCGACCTGCTTCTGATCTTCTTCGTCCAGGCCATCGGTGCGGTCTTCCTGGTCATGGGTGCCATGGCTGCCAAGTCCCCGTACTCCCAGGTCGGCGCTCAGCGCGAGCTGATGCAGATCCTGGCTTACGAGCCGGTTCTGATTCTGGTCTTCGTCGGTTTCTATCTGACTACCGGCAGCTTCTCCATCGAAGCTGTTTGGCAGCTGGATCAGCCGCTGCTGGCCAAAATGCCGCTCCTGTACCTGGCCCTGGGCTATGCCCTGACCATCAAGCTGCGCAAGTCTCCCTTTGACTTCTCCACCTCCCACCACGGTCACCAGGAACTGGTTAAGGGTGTGCTCACCGAGTACTCCGGCCCCTACCTGGCCCTGGTCGAGATCGCTCACTGGTACGAAACCGTTCTGGTTCTCGGCCTGTGTGCCCTGTTCTGGACCACCAACGTGGCGTGGATGGCAGTGCTGCTGATCGGCACCTACATGCTCGAAATCCTGGTGGACAACACCATGGCCCGTATGACCTGGCGTTGGATGCTCAAGCGCGTCTGGCTGCTCGGTATGGGCATGTCCGTAGTTAACCTCATCTGGCTGTACGCGGGGTAA
- a CDS encoding proton-conducting transporter membrane subunit codes for MSNLLLLLILLPVAAGAICYFVRSSAVRTLTVVATAAILTLASLGLLGQGTFEPVTVGSFLGISSDLLLTVLDFALLGVIYYYGVKNKSLLIQGFTLAQAVLLAWFEIVVLDHGTVPALVGDQLSLIMVLIVSIIGSLICIFAIPYMKEHEDHLKLKKSRQPRFFLFMLLFLGAMNGLVLSNNLLWMFFFFEVTSLCSFQLIGHDGTAIAKHNAVRALWMNAVGGLAFVLGIIFVYSQMNTVDLSVVLANGPQGALMLTGLGFLCVAGFVKAAQVPFQSWLLGAMIAPTPVSALLHSSTMVKAGVYMVLRFAPGYVDTFLSTGIAICGAFTFVACAALCIGQSNGKKILAYSTVSNLGLIICCAGINTPLAITAAVMLIIFHAISKSLLFLCVGTIEQAIGSRDIEDMRGLYAKFPRTAMITLIGILTMLLPPFGVLMAKWMAIEAASSNIYVIIMLAMGSALTVVYWARWGGSLMASREADAPAEEQATLIRMPLVALCGGAVVLSVAAPWIYNSMLAPMFQAPPFTVSLGSLDAATGSFGVVPLFIVLGLGVVYAAKAASGFRKAKVMPPYAGGANVVGDNDGAYVGPMNGTVPFTASNMYLGELFAEGKLTPVFNALAGALIVLMLGGAL; via the coding sequence ATGTCGAATCTGCTTCTGCTTCTCATCCTCCTGCCCGTTGCCGCGGGAGCCATCTGTTATTTCGTTCGGTCTAGTGCCGTTCGGACCCTGACTGTGGTTGCCACGGCAGCAATCCTCACGCTTGCATCGCTGGGATTGTTGGGACAGGGGACTTTCGAACCGGTTACGGTCGGTTCGTTCCTGGGCATCAGCAGCGATCTCCTGCTTACTGTGCTGGATTTCGCATTGCTGGGTGTCATTTACTACTACGGTGTCAAAAACAAGAGTCTGCTGATCCAGGGCTTCACCTTGGCCCAGGCAGTACTTCTTGCTTGGTTTGAGATCGTTGTTCTTGACCACGGGACTGTGCCCGCCCTCGTTGGCGACCAGCTGTCCCTGATCATGGTTCTGATCGTTTCCATCATCGGTTCTTTGATCTGTATCTTCGCCATCCCTTATATGAAGGAACACGAAGACCACCTGAAGCTGAAGAAATCGCGTCAGCCGCGCTTCTTCCTGTTCATGCTCCTGTTCCTGGGCGCAATGAACGGTCTGGTGCTCTCCAACAACCTTCTGTGGATGTTCTTCTTCTTCGAAGTGACCTCGCTGTGTTCTTTCCAGCTTATCGGGCACGACGGAACCGCCATCGCCAAGCACAATGCTGTCCGCGCTCTGTGGATGAATGCTGTTGGTGGTCTGGCCTTCGTTCTCGGCATCATCTTCGTTTACTCTCAGATGAACACCGTCGATCTGTCCGTGGTACTGGCCAACGGTCCTCAGGGTGCACTCATGCTGACCGGTCTCGGTTTCCTCTGTGTTGCCGGTTTCGTGAAGGCTGCCCAGGTCCCGTTCCAGAGCTGGCTGCTCGGCGCTATGATTGCACCGACCCCGGTCTCCGCACTGCTGCACTCCTCCACCATGGTTAAAGCTGGTGTGTACATGGTTCTCCGCTTCGCCCCCGGCTACGTGGATACCTTCCTGTCCACCGGTATCGCCATCTGTGGTGCATTCACCTTCGTTGCCTGTGCCGCTCTGTGTATCGGCCAGTCCAACGGTAAAAAGATTTTGGCGTACTCCACGGTTTCCAACCTTGGCCTGATCATCTGCTGCGCTGGTATTAATACCCCGCTGGCCATCACCGCTGCTGTGATGCTGATCATCTTCCACGCCATCTCCAAGTCCCTGCTCTTCCTGTGCGTTGGCACCATCGAGCAGGCAATCGGCTCTCGCGACATCGAGGACATGCGCGGCCTGTACGCCAAGTTCCCCCGCACTGCCATGATCACCCTCATCGGCATCCTGACCATGCTGCTGCCTCCGTTTGGCGTGCTCATGGCCAAGTGGATGGCTATCGAAGCTGCCTCCTCCAACATCTACGTCATCATCATGCTGGCCATGGGCTCCGCCCTGACCGTCGTGTACTGGGCCCGCTGGGGCGGTTCCCTGATGGCTTCCCGCGAAGCTGATGCTCCGGCAGAAGAACAGGCTACCCTCATCCGCATGCCTCTGGTGGCACTGTGTGGCGGCGCTGTTGTCCTGTCCGTGGCTGCTCCGTGGATCTACAACTCCATGCTGGCCCCCATGTTCCAGGCTCCGCCTTTCACCGTGAGCCTCGGCTCCCTTGATGCGGCAACCGGTTCCTTCGGCGTTGTGCCTCTGTTCATCGTTCTCGGCCTGGGCGTAGTTTACGCTGCCAAGGCTGCTTCCGGTTTCCGTAAGGCCAAGGTCATGCCTCCTTACGCCGGTGGCGCCAACGTGGTTGGTGACAATGACGGCGCTTACGTCGGTCCCATGAACGGCACTGTCCCGTTCACTGCCAGTAACATGTATCTGGGCGAGCTCTTCGCCGAAGGCAAGCTCACCCCGGTCTTTAACGCTTTGGCGGGCGCTCTTATCGTCCTCATGCTGGGAGGAGCTCTCTAA
- a CDS encoding phosphoadenosine phosphosulfate reductase family protein, with product MISLDDKIRATEQILAELLKETGGTGVRVAWTGGKDSTVVLFIWRALLEHHGKLPPKAINLDTGCKFPEVMAFRDRMVAEWGIDLSVARPTVELEGYPLAEDVVSCCRVLKVEPLKAAVRETETSHLLTGIRRDEHPDRNDRQSFEPRTDPDHVMVNPILDWTETDIWAFHDRFGLPHCELYDQGYRSLGCRPCTALPGAGAGERSGRDQAKEDNMKTLTSMGYF from the coding sequence ATGATCAGCCTTGACGACAAGATTCGAGCTACTGAGCAAATCCTCGCGGAACTGTTGAAAGAAACAGGCGGAACGGGTGTGCGTGTCGCCTGGACAGGGGGCAAGGACTCCACTGTGGTCCTCTTCATTTGGCGGGCTTTGCTCGAACATCATGGCAAGCTGCCGCCCAAGGCCATCAATTTGGATACCGGCTGCAAATTCCCTGAGGTGATGGCCTTTCGGGACCGGATGGTTGCGGAGTGGGGCATTGATCTGAGTGTGGCGCGTCCGACAGTTGAACTTGAAGGTTACCCGCTTGCTGAAGATGTGGTTTCCTGTTGTCGTGTTCTCAAGGTCGAGCCATTGAAAGCCGCCGTGCGTGAAACGGAGACCTCTCACTTGCTGACAGGAATCCGTCGTGATGAGCATCCTGACAGAAATGACAGGCAGTCTTTTGAGCCTCGTACCGATCCCGACCATGTGATGGTTAATCCGATCCTTGATTGGACGGAAACAGATATCTGGGCCTTTCACGACCGTTTTGGACTGCCTCACTGTGAACTCTATGACCAAGGGTATCGATCCCTTGGGTGTCGTCCATGTACAGCCTTGCCCGGAGCAGGTGCCGGAGAACGTTCTGGACGCGATCAGGCCAAGGAAGACAATATGAAAACACTTACCAGTATGGGATATTTTTGA
- a CDS encoding pyridoxamine 5'-phosphate oxidase family protein: protein MSKDKMQIIDNLVLSKDLCVLATSDGIEPLASLMNYVVDHASMKFYFLSRKDSQKNKNIKSHPHVSILIDRRDEGLALTIQGVYSPIKTKQTSKAITKLILTKLPRLKQFAEHPDTELIRIQGKSAILMEGISDKFETKFNNS, encoded by the coding sequence ATGAGCAAAGACAAAATGCAAATCATAGACAATCTCGTTCTGAGCAAGGACCTTTGCGTGCTGGCCACATCCGATGGCATCGAGCCGTTGGCCTCGCTCATGAACTACGTTGTGGACCATGCGTCCATGAAGTTCTATTTCCTCTCGCGCAAAGACTCGCAGAAGAACAAGAACATCAAGTCGCATCCCCATGTCTCCATCCTCATTGATCGCCGCGATGAAGGCCTGGCCTTGACCATTCAGGGGGTATACTCTCCTATTAAGACCAAGCAGACATCCAAGGCCATCACCAAGCTCATTCTGACTAAACTTCCTCGACTCAAACAATTTGCCGAGCACCCGGACACTGAGCTGATTCGCATTCAAGGTAAAAGTGCGATCCTCATGGAAGGAATTAGTGATAAATTTGAGACTAAATTCAATAATTCCTAA
- a CDS encoding phosphatase PAP2 family protein — MDRTLLKTLMALVLTALLIALCYLFVDRPIAEAAFGLKHTFWHSLAKYISQAANHFFVNILVAIALIYGAVDTIRNGSSDKSRHLLYMGLTVASAMLIGDVFKEICGRARPPLLFEKGIYGFFPMAGDYLHFSFPSGHTLRIFSSMVALGYVLPKLRYPALCLAGAVGASRVLALKHYPSDVLFGAFIGTTCAIWGWRLLYPYGRRT; from the coding sequence ATGGACAGGACTCTGCTCAAAACTCTCATGGCCCTTGTCCTGACCGCTCTGCTGATCGCCCTTTGCTATCTTTTCGTGGATCGCCCCATTGCCGAGGCAGCATTCGGGCTCAAGCACACCTTCTGGCATTCACTGGCCAAGTACATATCTCAGGCCGCCAACCACTTCTTTGTTAACATTCTGGTCGCTATAGCCCTGATCTATGGAGCTGTGGATACCATCCGCAACGGTTCCTCAGATAAATCACGCCATCTGCTCTACATGGGGCTGACCGTAGCATCAGCCATGCTGATCGGTGACGTGTTCAAGGAAATCTGTGGGCGCGCCCGGCCGCCGCTCCTCTTTGAAAAGGGAATTTACGGTTTTTTCCCAATGGCAGGCGACTATCTGCACTTTTCCTTCCCGTCCGGACACACCTTGCGCATCTTTTCCAGCATGGTTGCCCTGGGCTACGTGCTTCCCAAGCTACGCTACCCCGCTCTTTGCCTCGCAGGGGCCGTAGGAGCCTCCCGGGTGCTGGCGCTCAAGCATTACCCCTCCGACGTCCTCTTCGGGGCGTTCATCGGCACCACATGCGCCATATGGGGATGGCGGCTGCTTTATCCTTATGGACGAAGAACTTAG
- the nrfH gene encoding cytochrome c nitrite reductase small subunit, which produces MNIETALRYGALTAIAIALGLGLYLVKESKATSYLSSDAKACINCHVMESYYATWQHSSHAQRAVCVDCHLPVENYIDKYASKSRDGWNHSVAFTLNTYGKRMLITDDGARRVQENCVRCHASRSKTLIKHVDRYHAFNSPNLGDRKCWDCHREVPHGKVRSINGTPDNLGVRWDR; this is translated from the coding sequence ATGAACATAGAGACTGCGCTACGGTATGGTGCTTTGACAGCCATCGCCATCGCTTTGGGATTGGGATTGTACTTGGTCAAAGAGTCCAAGGCTACTTCCTATCTCTCAAGCGATGCGAAGGCATGCATCAACTGCCATGTCATGGAGAGCTATTACGCGACGTGGCAACACAGTTCACATGCTCAGCGTGCTGTCTGTGTTGACTGTCATTTGCCGGTGGAGAACTACATCGACAAATACGCGTCAAAGTCTCGTGACGGATGGAACCACTCCGTGGCCTTCACTTTAAACACTTACGGGAAGCGCATGCTCATCACCGATGATGGGGCCCGGCGTGTTCAAGAGAACTGTGTCAGATGTCATGCCAGTCGTTCAAAAACGCTCATCAAACACGTTGATCGGTACCACGCCTTCAACTCCCCCAACCTGGGAGACAGGAAGTGTTGGGATTGTCACCGTGAAGTTCCGCACGGGAAGGTGCGGAGCATCAACGGTACACCTGACAACCTTGGCGTAAGATGGGACCGGTAA
- the nrfA gene encoding ammonia-forming cytochrome c nitrite reductase codes for MKNSLILAIAVAGIAFMTFMLLSIGEKKQEQALINTAPVVKAEGIEARSDEWAKYYPHQYDTWKQTSESSEIEDMVEKYPQLAILWAGYGFAKDYNAPRGHIFALQSNRNTLRTGAPTGPNDGPMPMACWTCKSSDVPRLMAEEGENEYFTGKWARAGSEIVNPIGCADCHNTQTSQLELSRPYLKRALEASGRELDKLTYQDMRSLACAQCHSEYYFLKTPYTDKNGKEAVAAVVTFPWAKGLSAEAMESYYNGYEFKDWTHKLSKTPMLKAQHPGYEIFTTGIHFKRGLACADCHMPYTQKGAIKFSTHKIQNPLNDIANSCLTCHRQSEEEFKQIVKEKLDRKNQLNVLTMNSIASAHLEAKKAWELGATDAEMTPVIDTIRSAQWIWDYSIASHGSFFHAPGETLRLLAVANDKSQHARLALAGILAKYGVINYQVPDFSTKEKAQQLAGVPLQKLVDDKLAFKKGLMKNWLDDAVKDGRLTDKFVQSIPDKASYPQ; via the coding sequence ATGAAGAACTCATTAATTCTCGCCATTGCAGTGGCAGGCATAGCATTTATGACGTTTATGCTTTTGTCCATAGGCGAGAAGAAACAGGAACAGGCTCTAATCAACACTGCACCAGTCGTCAAAGCTGAGGGAATTGAGGCCAGAAGCGACGAATGGGCCAAGTACTATCCGCATCAATACGACACTTGGAAACAAACCAGCGAAAGTTCTGAAATTGAAGACATGGTCGAAAAGTATCCTCAACTCGCTATTCTGTGGGCAGGATATGGCTTTGCAAAAGACTACAACGCACCTCGCGGTCACATCTTCGCTCTTCAATCGAACAGAAACACGCTGAGAACTGGTGCTCCCACCGGCCCTAATGACGGCCCCATGCCCATGGCATGCTGGACCTGCAAATCCTCTGATGTCCCACGTCTGATGGCTGAAGAAGGTGAAAATGAATACTTCACCGGCAAATGGGCACGTGCCGGCAGCGAAATCGTCAACCCTATTGGTTGTGCCGACTGTCATAACACCCAGACCAGCCAGCTCGAACTTTCCAGGCCATACCTGAAGCGCGCCCTGGAAGCCAGCGGCAGAGAACTGGACAAGCTTACCTATCAGGACATGCGCTCTCTGGCCTGTGCACAGTGCCACTCAGAGTATTACTTCCTGAAGACCCCATACACAGACAAGAACGGCAAGGAAGCTGTTGCAGCCGTTGTGACATTCCCGTGGGCCAAGGGACTGTCTGCCGAAGCAATGGAAAGCTACTACAATGGCTATGAGTTCAAGGACTGGACTCACAAGCTGAGTAAGACTCCCATGCTCAAGGCACAGCATCCGGGTTACGAGATATTCACAACCGGCATCCACTTCAAGCGCGGTCTGGCTTGTGCAGACTGCCACATGCCGTACACCCAGAAAGGAGCCATCAAGTTCTCCACTCACAAGATTCAGAACCCCCTTAACGATATCGCCAATTCCTGCCTCACCTGCCACCGCCAGAGTGAAGAGGAATTTAAGCAGATCGTGAAGGAAAAGCTGGATCGCAAGAACCAGTTGAATGTGCTCACAATGAATAGCATCGCCAGCGCCCACCTCGAAGCCAAGAAGGCTTGGGAACTCGGTGCAACCGATGCCGAGATGACCCCTGTCATCGACACCATTCGTTCCGCACAGTGGATCTGGGACTACTCCATCGCGAGCCACGGTTCATTCTTCCATGCTCCGGGCGAAACCCTTCGACTTCTCGCTGTTGCCAATGACAAGAGTCAGCATGCCCGCCTCGCGCTGGCAGGCATTCTTGCCAAGTATGGTGTGATCAACTACCAAGTGCCCGACTTCTCCACCAAGGAGAAGGCACAGCAGTTGGCAGGTGTCCCCCTGCAGAAGCTGGTTGATGACAAGCTCGCCTTCAAGAAGGGCCTGATGAAGAACTGGCTGGATGATGCAGTTAAAGACGGACGCCTTACCGACAAGTTCGTTCAGAGCATCCCTGACAAGGCTTCCTATCCTCAATAA
- a CDS encoding DUF2892 domain-containing protein — translation MTIERILRGMAGFFVLLSLTLAYLHSTNWLWFTAFVGLNLFQSSFTGWCPAMTILKKIGFKE, via the coding sequence ATGACTATAGAACGAATTCTTCGCGGTATGGCTGGATTCTTTGTCCTCTTGAGCCTGACCTTGGCTTATCTGCATTCCACCAACTGGCTGTGGTTTACGGCCTTTGTCGGACTCAACCTGTTTCAGTCTTCCTTTACGGGATGGTGTCCGGCGATGACAATATTGAAGAAGATTGGCTTCAAGGAATAA
- a CDS encoding M14/M99 family metallopeptidase: MRRFTILMASCLLLMAISSMAFAGSWEHSFFAGTQYPLKVVYLEGEHPGPTIMVQGGIQGDETSGFVTAQLLSRSKITRGNVIVLPRANVPSINLRKRQINVDMNRRFDQNYNRFYEDRVARVIRFLLAQSDAFIHLHEGSGFYNPTYVDSLRNPKRYGQSIIVDTLIYDKIDLAHTVNSVLDELNSSITSNDYQFKLFNTKTFDKGTDYPEMRKSLTCYALAEHGIPAMAVEVSKDIRQLDWKVRQQLAATIMLLNRFGVTVTPPEFTDADVRAYARKDVRVRVNGRLMTSDSVISLAPGATLDVKQEAAGLTEFAPELALFASDRPGVNLMKARRMALEPFSELELRSDGRRVARTRIKWTGKMPATPGDDKPVFVCWLNGNPTFVRDGEVLQTVLGDQLILEGLWGSDLQEVVNLKGFVAIPWANNGQDMGWEIILDPGNFMSKYGMKSDIPGAVRYRVVRETPGAPMATFYVDIAPRTVMALRLADKQGQSLLIPWTSGGTYRLPEGEYVLEAAWSNGPGDKLLATAGNLPVEIGTAFKVDYAKPVELTVRHATTFGDIGTMTFSAGGLAQRSVGHTN, encoded by the coding sequence ATGAGACGTTTTACTATTCTTATGGCCTCGTGCCTGCTGCTGATGGCGATCTCTTCCATGGCCTTTGCCGGGTCGTGGGAGCATTCCTTTTTTGCGGGGACGCAATACCCTCTCAAGGTAGTCTATCTTGAAGGAGAGCATCCCGGTCCCACCATCATGGTGCAGGGCGGCATCCAAGGCGATGAGACCTCTGGCTTCGTCACAGCACAGCTTCTCTCCCGCTCAAAGATCACGCGCGGCAATGTGATCGTGCTGCCCCGGGCCAACGTGCCGTCCATCAATCTGCGCAAACGCCAGATCAACGTGGACATGAACCGTCGCTTCGACCAGAACTACAATCGTTTTTACGAAGACCGTGTCGCCCGCGTCATCCGCTTCCTTCTGGCACAGTCCGATGCGTTCATTCATCTGCACGAGGGCAGCGGTTTCTACAACCCCACGTATGTAGATAGTTTGCGTAATCCCAAGCGCTATGGCCAATCCATCATCGTGGATACGCTGATCTACGACAAGATCGACCTGGCGCATACGGTTAACTCCGTACTCGATGAACTCAACAGTTCCATTACCAGCAACGACTATCAGTTCAAGCTGTTCAACACCAAGACCTTTGACAAGGGCACTGATTATCCGGAGATGCGTAAGTCGCTGACCTGCTACGCTCTTGCCGAGCATGGTATCCCGGCCATGGCCGTGGAGGTCTCCAAGGATATTAGACAGCTTGACTGGAAAGTGCGCCAGCAACTGGCCGCTACTATCATGTTGCTCAACCGTTTTGGCGTGACTGTCACGCCGCCTGAATTTACCGATGCTGATGTCCGCGCCTATGCTCGCAAAGATGTGCGAGTGCGCGTCAATGGCCGTCTGATGACCTCGGATTCCGTCATCAGTCTCGCTCCCGGTGCCACTCTTGATGTAAAGCAGGAAGCAGCGGGGCTGACGGAGTTTGCTCCGGAGCTGGCCTTGTTCGCGTCGGATCGCCCCGGTGTGAATCTCATGAAAGCGCGCCGCATGGCTCTGGAGCCATTCAGCGAGTTGGAGCTTCGCAGTGATGGCCGCCGCGTGGCCCGTACACGGATTAAGTGGACCGGGAAGATGCCTGCCACGCCCGGAGACGACAAGCCTGTGTTTGTCTGCTGGCTCAATGGCAATCCCACCTTTGTACGCGATGGCGAGGTGCTCCAGACTGTTCTTGGTGATCAGCTTATTCTCGAAGGCCTGTGGGGCAGCGATCTTCAGGAGGTCGTGAACCTCAAAGGCTTTGTGGCCATCCCCTGGGCCAACAATGGGCAGGACATGGGCTGGGAGATCATTCTTGATCCCGGCAACTTCATGTCCAAGTACGGTATGAAATCGGATATCCCCGGTGCTGTTCGGTATCGCGTTGTGCGAGAGACGCCCGGTGCGCCCATGGCGACCTTCTATGTGGACATCGCGCCTCGTACTGTCATGGCCCTTCGTCTGGCTGACAAGCAGGGACAGTCGCTGCTCATACCGTGGACATCCGGCGGTACGTATCGTTTGCCTGAGGGAGAGTATGTGCTTGAGGCTGCTTGGAGCAACGGACCTGGTGACAAGCTCTTAGCTACAGCCGGTAATCTGCCGGTGGAGATCGGCACCGCCTTCAAGGTTGATTATGCCAAGCCGGTCGAGTTGACGGTTCGACACGCTACTACATTTGGCGACATCGGAACCATGACGTTCTCAGCAGGCGGATTGGCCCAGCGAAGTGTGGGGCATACAAATTAA
- a CDS encoding L,D-transpeptidase family protein: MRLLIVFLTLCMCVAPALAEGWTPMLSSHGYGPERLVAVDKDSQTLIMLERKSPLREVRRFPCTTGQSIGDKLVEGDLRTPEGVYFVGYKINRKLDWGLYGNLAYSLNYPNPIDRIKGKTGGGIWLHGRGKTFVPRDTRGCVALKVPDMRDVEQTIAYGMPVVIGKEVAWTSEPGDSAPVAEDLAEELKDWASDWQARSDEFFDHYNSALMTLSEGKDFKGFIDHKKNVFAAKPWIHVMVDNIRAVRGPDYWVTWFDQYYRTPGMVSTTGKRFYWQKDAEGDWRIVGREYVPASEDLTDKYLSIRAVEVERVIEAWRAAWLSMDADGYGKLYADRALQGSRRGATSIVDYKKTLWAKAAPAKVAVDDLKVSPHPRGLQVAFVQTFEDEAGYGDVGQKTMVLVPDGASWKIDNEQWRRVR; the protein is encoded by the coding sequence ATGCGTTTACTGATTGTCTTTTTGACCCTGTGCATGTGCGTTGCCCCGGCTTTGGCCGAGGGGTGGACGCCCATGCTCTCGTCGCATGGCTATGGTCCTGAACGGCTGGTGGCCGTGGACAAGGATTCTCAAACGCTCATCATGCTGGAGCGCAAGTCGCCCCTGCGTGAGGTGCGCCGTTTCCCCTGCACAACGGGCCAGTCCATCGGTGACAAGCTCGTGGAAGGTGATCTGCGTACTCCCGAAGGCGTGTACTTCGTGGGGTACAAGATCAACCGTAAGCTCGATTGGGGGCTCTACGGCAATCTTGCGTACAGCCTGAACTATCCCAACCCTATAGATCGTATCAAAGGCAAGACCGGCGGCGGCATCTGGCTGCATGGCCGAGGTAAGACCTTTGTTCCCCGCGACACCCGCGGATGTGTGGCCCTCAAGGTGCCTGACATGCGCGATGTGGAGCAGACTATCGCCTACGGCATGCCCGTGGTGATAGGCAAGGAAGTGGCATGGACCTCGGAACCGGGCGACAGCGCTCCGGTTGCCGAGGATCTGGCCGAAGAACTCAAGGACTGGGCTTCCGACTGGCAGGCTCGCAGTGATGAGTTTTTCGATCATTACAATTCCGCTCTCATGACCCTTTCCGAAGGCAAGGACTTCAAGGGATTTATCGACCATAAGAAGAATGTGTTCGCGGCCAAGCCGTGGATTCACGTGATGGTCGACAATATCCGCGCCGTACGCGGCCCCGATTACTGGGTGACCTGGTTCGATCAGTATTACCGGACCCCCGGGATGGTCTCCACCACGGGGAAGCGCTTTTACTGGCAGAAGGACGCCGAAGGAGATTGGCGTATCGTTGGACGTGAATATGTTCCGGCGAGCGAAGACCTTACCGATAAGTACCTGTCGATCCGTGCGGTCGAGGTGGAACGTGTCATTGAAGCATGGCGTGCTGCATGGCTCTCCATGGATGCTGATGGCTACGGGAAACTCTATGCCGATCGGGCGTTACAAGGCAGCCGACGTGGCGCAACCTCCATTGTAGATTACAAAAAGACATTGTGGGCAAAGGCCGCTCCTGCTAAGGTAGCGGTTGACGATTTGAAGGTGTCTCCGCATCCCCGGGGGCTTCAGGTCGCATTTGTTCAGACGTTCGAGGACGAGGCCGGTTACGGCGACGTAGGTCAAAAGACCATGGTGCTTGTTCCGGACGGGGCTTCTTGGAAGATCGATAATGAGCAGTGGAGACGCGTTCGATGA